Proteins encoded by one window of Musa acuminata AAA Group cultivar baxijiao chromosome BXJ2-9, Cavendish_Baxijiao_AAA, whole genome shotgun sequence:
- the LOC135622427 gene encoding 26S proteasome non-ATPase regulatory subunit 14 homolog: MQGMERLHRIFSGAGGMGHPPPDSPQLDSAEQVYISSLALLKMLKHGRAGVPMEVMGLMLGEFVDEYTVRVVDVFAMPQSGTGVSVEAVDHVFQTNMLDMLKQTGRPEMVVGWYHSHPGFGCWLSGVDINTQQSFEALNPRAIAVVVDPIQSVKGKVVIDAFRLINPQTMMLGQEPRQTTSNVGHLNKPSIQALIHGLNRHYYSIAINYRKNELEEKMLLNLHKKKWTDGLILRPFDTHSKTNEQTVQEMLDLAIKYNKAVQEEDELPPEKLAIVNVGRQDAKKHLEEHVSNLMSSNIIQTLGTMLDTVVF, translated from the exons ATGCAGGGGATGGAGAGACTGCATCGGATCTTCTCGGGTGCCGGCGGTATGGGCCACCCGCCTCCCGATTCCCCTCAGCTCGACTCCGCCGAGCAGGTCTACATCTCTTCCCTCGCCCTCCTCAAGATGCTCAAGCACG GGAGGGCCGGAGTGCCTATGGAGGTGATGGGGCTCATGCTGGGGGAGTTCGTGGACGAGTACACCGTCCGGGTCGTCGACGTCTTCGCGATGCCTCAGAGCGGGACGGGCGTCAGCGTGGAGGCCGTCGATCACGTCTTCCAGACCAACATGCTTGACATGCTCAAGCAGACAGGAAG ACCTGAAATGGTTGTCGGATGGTACCATTCTCACCCAGGCTTTGGTTGTTGGCTTTCTGGTGTTGACATAAACACGCAGCAG AGTTTTGAAGCCCTGAATCCGAGGGCAATTGCTGTTGTAGTAGACCCGATCCAGAGCGTAAAGGGTAAGGTGGTCATTGATGCTTTCCGCTTGATTAACCCCCAGACTATGATGCTTGGCCAGGAGCCTCGTCAAACAACATCCAATGTTGGGCATCTCAACAAACCATCCATTCAG GCATTGATCCATGGGTTGAACCGGCATTACTATTCTATAGCCATAAATTACCGGAAGAATGAGCTCGAGGAGAAGATGTTGCTGAACCTTCACAAAAAGAAATGGACGGATGGATTGATACTTCGCCCATTTGACACCCATTCGAAAACCAATGAGCAGACCGTCCAG GAAATGTTGGATTTGGCTATCAAATATAACAAAGCAGTCCAGGAGGAGGATGAGCTTCCACCTGAAAAGTTGGCTATTGTAAATGTGGGAAGGCAAGATGCGAAAAAGCATCTGGAAGAGCATGTCTCTAACTTGATGTCATCAAACATAATTCAGACTCTGGGTACTATGTTGGACACCGTCGTGTTTTGA